The Paenibacillus sp. FSL W8-0426 region GCCGTCCCGAGACATTCACGAACAGTGCCTGCTCGTCCGCATCCGTTTTGAGCAGCTCGCCGCGAAAATCACGGATGTACGTATTGACCCAATGGGCTGCAGGAGCTCCAATGGGCAAAATGCGTTCTTTACCTGCACCCCCGCAACGAATAAAGCGCATATCCGTATGTATGTCCCGCACATCAAGCGCAATCAGCTCGGAGACGCGAATGCCCGTCGCATACAGAAGCTCCAGCATGGCCCTGTCGCGAACGCCCTGAGCCGAAGCCGTATCGGGCGCGGCAAGCAGCAGCTCAATCTCCCCCACGCTGAGCACCTGCGGCGGTGTCTTGTCGGCCTTTGGAGCCTCCACATCGAATGTCGGGTCCTGCATCAACGCTCCGCGCCGCATCAAAAAATGAAAATAGGAGCGCAGGGAAACGATACTGCGGGCAATGGTTGCATTGGCTCTGCCCGCCTGCTTCAGCTTGCCTATAAACAGAACCACATGGGTGCGGCGTACTTGATCCGCCTCCCGAATCCCGTATTCTTTGTCCGCAAATTCGATAAACTTGTCCACGTCCCGAAGATACGATTCCAATGTGCTGCTCGACATTCCCTTGTCTTCTTCAAGGTATAAAGCATAGGCGTGTATCGTCTGCTTCATGCACAACGCTCCTCATCTGACAGACTGCCCGAAGGGCAGCCTGCATCCGTAATTGCATCCCAGGTGTTCAAGTCGGCTATTCCCCATACCAATAGAACAAACGCAGACGCTCGGCAAACGCGGGACGCTCATCGCCAGGGCCTGGCCAAGCCGTTTCCTGAAATACTTTGATCGCGTTTCCCACAGGCGCCTGGTATTGATCCACAGGCGAAATCCAGCCATTGAACAAATCCAGAACATGATAGAACAGATAAACCAATGCTGCAAAAATCAGAATAAACCGAACAAAACGAAGCCCTTTCCGCACAGAAATAACCATGGGCAATCCCCTCCCGATTCGTTCCCTTCCTTTCCTGTATTCAGGGCGAGATGTTCCAGCACCTGCTTGTCTTGCTCAGGAAAGCGTTCAGAATCAGCCTATGCCGGGATTTGCCGAGATATGATATGAAAGCGCAAACCTTCCATACCCTGCGTGACCAAAAAAGCTCCCCCGTCAAAACCTCCGGTGAGAGCTTGAAGACACGCTATGTTATTCTTCATCTTTGGGCTTCTGGTCATTTTTAGCTTTGCAACGATAACAAATCCCGTGGAAATCCAGACGGTGGTCCACGACGGAAAAATTGAATTCCTGCTCCAGGCGCTCTTCAAGCGGTCCGAGCCAGTCTTCACGAATTTCATCCACACTTCCGCATTGAACGCAGATCAAGTGATGGTGATGATGCTTGGACGTATCTCCGCGCAGATCATAACGCGCTACACCGTCGCCGAAGTTGATTTTCTCTACAACATGCAGCTCACTCAGCAGTTCGAGGGTACGGTACACGGTTGCCAGACCGATTTCGGGAGCTTTTTCTTTAACAAGCATGAATACGTCTTCCGCGCTCAGATGATCTTCTTCATTCTCAAGAAGTACTCTGACGGTGGCTTCCCGCTGGGGCGTTAATTTATATCCTTGGGACTGTAGTTGCTGCTTGATTTTATCGATCCGTGCTTCCATTTTCTCCCTCCCCCTAGGAAATCACTGCACACTGCAACTTAACCCACTTCTTTCATTATAGGGGGAGTGCGTAATCAAAGTCAACAATTTACACATTGCTATCAAGCTAGACGGGCAGCAGCATCGGCGTGACCCAGCGCATCATTGCCGGGGTAACCCAGGTTTCGAAGGAAGCCACGCCCAGCAAAAGCCCGGCCATAACCAACGTCAAGAGAAGATAAGAGGCAAACGGCCGCTGCCCTGCAGGAGCTCGCTGCGCGAGCAGCCGGTTGCGAATGATGTAGATTGAAAAAGTCATTGCCGCAACGCTGCATACAAGCAAGATGGGGATGACGAACAAATTGTGGGGAGCAACGGATACAAGCGCGAACAGCAAGCCTTTCCATGAATACTGCCCCACCAGGTATCCCACCGTGAATCCGATCAGCACGCCCTTCATAAAATCGAGAACCAATATGCCGGGTAATCCGATGACGGACAGGCCCAAAATCCAGATCAATCCGATCCACTTCAGATGCAGCATCGCAATGTCCCAATAAGCTCCGGTCTCCCCTCCGGATGTGCCATGGTGAACCGTAACGAAAAAATTGCCCAAATACCCTTCGAGATCCTGACGCTGCTCCAGCGACAGTGCATTGACCATCAGGGCACCGAAAATGACACCAACCAGAAACAGGACGGCCACGAATACATAGAGCGAAGTTTGGCCTTTGAAACTGAAGTGAGAAGAACGCATACGAGCAAGGGTCTCCTTTCCGGTTACATGAACAACGTTCATCGATGTTTGGGAGCGGATGTTCCGTTCCAATTTTCCATGTAACCATACGTATGATAGAGACGCCCTTCGTATGACTTCTTGTCCTTTTCCCGATTAACGATCTTTGGACATGCCAGGCTCTTTTCCTTGCACGCTCACTTTGCCGTACGTGCCGCCGCCTCCTGAATCCAATTCCAGGCGACCTTCCCGCGCTGCCACGATCATGCCGGCCAAATGAGATCCTACCACCTGCGCCAGTTCCTCCTCGCTTGTGCGGTGCAATACATTCATCTCCGTACCAAAGTGCTCCAGTAACTGCTTCAACTTGGCCTTCCCCAAGCCGGGAATGAACTCCAACGGCACTTGGTAGCAGTAAGGGGGCCTGTAGGCCGGAACTTCAGGAACATTCCGATCCGCGATGGACAGTATCCGATCCAGCACGCCTTGGACCAGCTTGAGACTGCCGCAATAAGGACAGCGTTCTGCAGAGAGCTCCTGTTCGTCCATGATGCTGCCGCAGGCCGCACAATAGGTGCGGTGATATTTCCCAAGCCGCGGGTTCAGTCCATAATTCGCCCGGATTTTCCGGCCTTCCATACCCTTCAGGGCCAACCGAAATTCGTCGAACGAAGGCGAGGCAATGAGCAATTCATTGTACTCACGGCCGATTTTGCCAAGGGAGTGTGCATCCGAGTTGGTCAAAAAAGGAATAGGGTCCAGCTCCGTAATATGGCTGGCCATGGACGAATCGGAACTGAGCCCGAGCTCGACGGCGTCGATCATATCGGTATCGAGCACCTCGGCCATTCGCGCGGCCGTGCTGCCATAGATGCCTTTATGCGGCGTGAAGACGTGTGCCGGCACGATCAACCCGCCCCGGGCTCTGATCTCGGCCTGCATCTCCCGCGCGGGAACATAGATCCGCTGTGAGCTAAGGTTGACGTTTTTCATGTGACGAGCAATCCACGCCGTGAACGACTTCATCGTGGCCAGGTCCCGGAAATAAGCCAACATATGGAACTCACGCCTGTCCGGTTCCCGCAGCTCCAGTTCCGTCCCCAGCAAAATCGTCGTATCCCTGTACCCAATGCCTCCCCCCGCCAGTTCGGTCATGGTGCCTTTCTCCAGCAGCTGTTCGATGTCCAGCTGCACGACGGGGGCGTGGCAGTCGATGACCCCGAGCAGCCGGATCCCTTTGCGTCCGGAAGCTTCGCGGGCAATATTTTCAAACGTCAGGTCCCTGCTGCCGCTGATTTTGACCGCTTCCCCTCGGGAAGTCCGGCCGATATGGATGTGAAGGTCCGCGTAGGTAGGCTGCCAATCGTTTGCAGATGCCATGGAATTCCCCATGGTCAGAACCGCCCCGTGGCCCGGTACAGATCCCATGCATACACGGCCAGCATCGTTTTGGCGTCGCTGATCCGGTTTTGGTCCATTAACGCATAAGCCTCATCCAACGTGATTTCGGACACTTCCAGAAATTCGTCTTCGTCCGGCTCCATCTCGCCTACTTCCAGGTCCTCGGCCAGATAAAGATGGATGATTTCGTCCGCAAAACCGGGGGAAGTGTAGAAGGAACGCAGATGGCGCAGCGATTTGGCCGCATATCCGGTTTCTTCGCGCAGTTCGCGTGCCGCTGCCACTTCCGGCGCTTCGCCCGGATCCAGCTTTCCAGCGGGAATTTCCACTTCCGTCCGGCCCAGTGCTTGCCGGTACTGGTCGACGACCAGCATTTTATCGCCCCTCAAAGCGAGAACGGCGACGGCTCCGGGATGGCGAACGACTTCCCGGGTCGCCCTCTGACCGTTAGGCAGTTCCACCGTGTCGATTTGGAGGGAGATCACTCTCCCCTCGAACATCTGCTCCGTGGAGATCGTTTTTTCATCCAGCTTCGGGTTGGACGATTTGGCGGAAATATTCGCTTGCGACGTGTTTGCGTTGTTCATGACTTAGTTCAGCTCCGTTCTACGAGTTTGAATTTCAACGTATTCGTGCGGTATAAACCTTCCTGTTTTGGCATATGGTGATTTTATACCACACCCGGTCATAAAGATAACCAATCAGGGGGACAACCGATGAACAGTTATTACACCAAACAATCCGTGCATTTGGTAGGACAGGCCCGGCAAGTAAAACTGATCCTTAAACAGTGGCTTAACGAATGGGGACCGGATGCCCGTGTTGCAGACCTGATCGCAGGGCGGAAATAACGCCCCTTTATTTCAGTATTTCAGCATGGCGGCCGATTCAATCCAACCCTGTTGCATGTTCAATCGCTTGTTTGCGTTTTTGCAAAAAGTCCGAATCGGCTTGCGCCGGATTCGGACTTTATTCAACTTGTGGAGCGCACCTGGTTTCAGCCAAGCCGCTTCCGGTTGACGGTGGCATGCCATGCATAATGCCGAATCCACGCTATTGCTTAACCGGAGGCTGCTGCAATCATTTCCGGACGGCAGCCGTTTCCTGCACGATGGCCACGACGACTTCCGCCAGCTTGGCGAGATCCTCGGCCCGAATGCGCTCATTGGTTGTATGAATTTCTTCGTAACCTACGGCCAAGTTCACCGTCGGAATGTTAAAGCCGTTGAAGATGTTGGCATCGCTGCCGCCGCCGGACATAAACGTCGACGTCTCCAGCCCAAGGCCGCGAATGGCTCGCTGTGCAAGCTGCACCACCTCATGATCATCCTGGAATCCAAATGCAGGATACAATATTTCGCTGTGGAATTCGGCTCTGGCACCAAATTTGTCGCAGGTTGTTTCGAGCGCTTCCCGCATCTTTGCAACTTGCTGCTCTACTTTCTCCTGAACGATGCTGCGTGCTTCCGCTTCGATTTGCACGAAATCGCAGACGACGTTCAGCGCCGAACCGCCTTGGAATTTGCCGATGTTCGCCGTTGTTTCATCGTCGATCCGGCCAAGCTTCATCGCCGCAATCGCTTTGGCTGCCACTTGAATGGCACTGATGCCATCTTCGGGGTTCACCCCGGCGTGTGCGGATTTGCCGTAAATATTCATCTGAATCTCGGCCCGGGCCGGTGCAGCAACGCAGATTGTGCCTACAGCGCCGTTCGAATCGAGTGCATAACCGAACTCGGCATCGATATCCTGCGGGTTCATTGCGCGCGCCCCAACCAGGCCGGATTCTTCTCCGACCGTGATGACAAACTGGATTTTGCCGTGTGGAAGGTTGTTCTCCTGAATGACGCGGATCGCTTCGAACAGGGCGGCAATGCCCGCTTTGTCGTCCGCGCCCAGGATCGTCGTTCCATCGCTGCGAATCCAGCCATCCTCTCCCAGTATAGGCGTAATGCCCGTACCCGGCGTCACCGTGTCCATATGGCATGTAAAGAAAATTGCAGGAGCATCCGATGCTCCCTCAGCTTCCCAAGTGACGACCAAATTTCCCGCTCCATGACCGGTTTTGGCCGTCGTATCGTCTTCATAAACGCGAAGTCCCAAACGGGCGAACTGCTCTTTCAGGACGGTTGAGATATTTTGCTCGTGTTTCGTTTCGCTATCGATTTGCACCAGTTCCATGAACTGCTCGACAATCCGCTGTTGCTTGATCATAAGGCTTTTCTCTCCTTTAATGATAGGGTACAATACATATATTGTGGGCGTTTTCTTACGGGTCCGGCATAACTATTTGATGAAAGGAGTCCTCGCATCATGCAAAATAAAAAATGGTTTCGCATCTTCATTTACATCATGTTGATCGCGATGGTGGGGTCCACTTTGTTTATCGCGCTCGAACCGTTGTTTTACGGATAATCCCCTAGCCCTTGCACCATTTTGAATCATTAGCGGTGAAGGGCTTCTTTTTCGTCTACCCAACGGATGTCATAAGAAAAATGCCGGCTGAAATAGGAGACGATCTCCTTGGCAACCAACTCCACGGAAAAGGCTCTGCCCGTAATATCTTCCAACGACGTCACTCCGTATTGCTGGATGCCGCAAGGAACAATTCCCTGGAAACCTTCATTCTGGATCCCCGATGCGATGTTGAAAGCAAACCCGTGACTCGTCACGAAGCCGCGCCGACGCTTGCAGCGATTGAATTTGACGCCGATGGCGGCAATTTTCAAATCCCCGATCCATACACCCGTGTAGCCTTCCTTGCGTCCGGCCTCGATCCCCTGATCGGCCAGATAATCGATAATGACCTGTTCAAGCTTACGCAAATACCCGTGCAGGTCAAGGTCCTCGTCGCGGCCGAGAACAATCAGCGGATAACCCACAAGCTGTCCGGGCCCATGATAGGTGATATCTCCGCCACGATCAATCTGAAACAATGAAATGCCCTGCTCCCGAAGCTGCTCTTGACTGAGAAGCAGGTGCTCGGGATGATTTTGCGAACCGATCGTATACGTCGGTGGATGCTGAAGCAGCAGCAACCGCTCGTTCCCTTCTCCCTCATCCAACTGCTGTACAATTGATTTTTGACTGTTCCAGGCTTCTTCATATTCAAGCATCGGTATGTATGCAACATCCAGCGGCTTATGCATGATATCTCCTCACCCTTCTGCTTCATTATTGATGTGCTGACGGATCAACCAAACGACAAACAACGGGAAAAGTGCACGGCCTCCGGCACATACACTTTCCCATAACCCTGCTATTCTGTTAATACACTGTCGTTTCCATGTTATAACCTTCCAGATTCTCCTTGACGCGCTGCAGGAATCTTCCGCAGATGACGCCGTCCAAAATCCGATGATCCAACGAGAGGCACAGGTTGGCCATCGAACGAACCGCGATCATATCGTTGATCACCACAGGTTTCTTGACGATGGATTCAAATGTCAGAATGGCTGCCTGCGGATAATTGATGATCGGCTGGGAAAGGATCGAACCGAACGAGCCGGTGTTGTTGACCGTGAACGTTCCTCCCTGCATATCGTCCAGCTTCAGCTTGCCTTCACGGGTTTTGCGCGCCAAATCATCGATTTCCCGGGCCAGTCCCGCAATATTCCGCTGATCGGCATGTTTAATGACAGGTGTCAGCACCGAATCCTCCGTACCTACCGCCATGGACAGGTTAATGTCCCGTTTCACGATGATTTTGTCCACGGCCCACACCGAGTTCATGATCGGATAGTCCTTGATCGCGTTGACGACGCCTTTCATCATGAAGGACAGATACGTCAGGTTAATGCCTTCCTTGCGCTTGAATTCATCCTTCAGCTTGTTGCGCAGCAAGACCAGATTGGTTACGTCGACCTCGATCATCGTCCATGCATGCGGAATTTCGGATACGCTTTGACGCATATTGCGGGCAATGGCGTTGCGGACAGGCGTCACGTCGATAAAGTACTCGGAACGTCCTTGTCCGCCGCCTTCCACCTCGATTTGCGGGATTTTCGGGCTTTCCGTCAAATGAATGCCTGAATGTCTGACGGGCACACCCGCGTCAGCCACCGGAATTCCTTCGCGCGTTGAGGCAGCGGAAGGCTCCACCGGCCCGCGGTTGATGCCGCTGAACGGAGATGCTGCTGACTCCGTCGCATGCGCCGCTGCTTCAGGAGCGGCGACCTGCTGAACGGGGGGCGAAGATGCAGCTCCGCCCTGCGCGACGTAGGACAGAACATCTTTGCGCGTAATGCGCCCCCCCATGCCTGTTCCGTGAATATGCTGCAGATTCACGCCATGTTCTGCAGCCAATGTTTGAACTGCCGGCGAGTAACGTCCGCGCATTGGCTGGTCGGGATCATGAGCAGGCACCCCGGCATTAACGACAGTTCGGGCGTCCGTTCCCGTTTGCGATGCCGATCCCGCCGCAGCAGAAGACGGCTGGCGGTTCTCGGTAATTTGCTCCGCTGCCTCTTCCCCGGAAACAGCGACCTGCATATGGCAGATCGCTTCGCCAACGGCAATCGTAGCGCCTTCCTCAGCGAGGTGATCGCCCATGATTCCATCCACGGTGGACGGAATCTCGGCATTCACTTTATCGGTAATCACTTCACAGATCGGCTCGTACTGCTCGACCGCATCGCCCGGTTTTTTCAACCATTTTGCAATCGTCGCCGATACCAGCGATTCCGCCAGCTGCGGCATAATGACCTCGATCCATTTCATGCGTTCAGCCATTTCGATATCACTCCTAACTTTGCTTGTATCTAAGCCGTTGCCATCACGTTACGCACGCCGTAACGGGGCAACATCGGGATTGAATGTATATCAATCCTTCCTCTCTTGTAACCGTCCCCGAACATATAGGCAAAGCAATCAATACTGTGCCAATGCACGCATCGCTTCCTTAGCCTTGTCTTTGCTCAGCATGTAGAACTTTTCCAGCGTCGGGCTGATCGGCATCGCCGGCACGTCCGGACCGCAAAGGCGTTGAATTGGCGCGTCCAGATCGAACAAGCATTCCTCGCTGATGATGGCCGCAACCTCTGCTCCCACCCCACCGGTTTTGTTGTCTTCATGCACGATGAGCACTTTGCCCGTCAAACGAGCGGAAGCAATGATCGCATCGCGGTCGAGGGGCTGCAGCGTGCGCAGGTCGAGAACGTGCGCGGTAATGCCCTCTTCACGCTCAAGCTCTTCAGCAGCCTGCATTACGAAATGCAGCGGCTGGCTGTACCCGATGACGGTAATGTCGGCGCCTTCGCGCAGCACGTTCGCTTTGCCGATCGGCACGATGTAATCGTCGTCAGGCACATCTTCCTTGATCAGCTTGTAACATTTTTTGTTCTCGAAAAACAGGACGGGATCCGGATCGCGTACAGCCGCCTTCAGCAGGCCCTTGGCGTCATATGCCGAGTACGGCGCAACGATTTTCAAGCCCGGTGTGCCAAAAAAGATCGATTCCGGACATTGGGAGTGGTAAAGGCCGCCAAAGATACCGCCGCCGATCGGCGCACGGATCACGACCGGACAGCTCCAATCGTTGTTGGAACGGTATCGGATTTTGGCCGCTTCGCTGATGATCTGGTTGGTTGCCGGAAGCATGAAGTCCGAATATTGCATTTCCGCAATCGGCTTCATGCCGTACATGGCAGCCCCGATCGCTACGCCTGCAATCGCCGATTCGGAGAGAGGCGTGTCCATGACGCGCATTTCGCCGAACTGGTCCTGCAATCCTTTGGTCGTGGTAAATACCCCGCCTTTGACGCCAACGTCCTCGCCAAGCACAAACACGTTCTCGTCGCGTTCCATCTCTTCCTTCATTGCCAGACGGATCGCATCAATGTATTCCATCATCGCCATGATTACCGTCCCCCTTCGTTGCTTTCTGCATATACATGCGTCAGCGTATCTTCAGGCTTCGGATATGGCGCGTTGTCCGCGTATTCGGTCGCCTCTTTCAATTCCAGCGCGAGCTGGGATGCCAAATCCGCATCCTGGGCTTCATCCCAAATGCCGCATTCGAACAAATAATTTCTCATGCGAAGGACTCCGTCCTTTTTCCAGTTCTCTTCCACTTCTTCCTTGGTGCGGTATGCAAGGTCATTATCCGAGGTAGAGTGCGGCGACAGACGGTACATCATCGCTTCGATCAGAGTCGGACCTTCGCCGGCAATGGCACGTTTGCGCGCTTCCTTCACCGCCGCGTATACCTCAAGCGCATCGTTTCCGTCCACACGCAGCCCCGGGAATCCATAACCAAGTGCACGATCGGATACTTTGCCGCTCAGCTGTTTGTGCACAGGCACCGAGATGGCGTACTGGTTGTTCTCGCACATGATAATGACAGGCAGCTTGTGCACGCCCGCAAAATTCGCGCCTTCATGAAAATCTCCCTGATTGCTGGATCCTTCCCCGAACGTCACGAATGAAACGAACTCTTTTTTTTGCATCTTGGCGGCAAGGGCGATGCCCACCGCATGGGGAACCTGCGTCGTTACCGGGCTGGAGCCCGTTACGATGCGCAGCTTTTTGTGGCCGAAATGGCCCGGCATCTGCCGTCCGCCGCTGTTCGGATCTTCCGCTTTGGCAAACGCGGACAGCATCAGTTCGCGCGGAGTCATGCCTACGGCCAATACGAAGCCGTAATCCCGGTAATATGGTAAGTAATAATCGTGATCGCGGTCCAGGCCAAATGCTGCGCCTACTTGCGCCGCCTCCTGACCGATCCCTGATACGTGAAAGTTGATTTTGCCGGCTCGCTGCAGCAGCAAGCATCGTTCGTCAAACTTGCGTGCAAGCAGCATCGTTCTGTACATATCCAACACTTCTCCGTCGCTAAGCCCCAGCTCAATGTGCCGATGGACTGCTCCTGCAGTACCTTGTGAACTCATTATGAGGTACCTCCTTTAAATTCAGAGCCTGAGGAGCCGCGAAGAAATGCTTAATGTACTTTATTTCGTCGCGGTCCCCCTGCCAGTCTTACAACCCGATCTTATAACCTGGTACTAAGACTTGGCTTAAGCCTATTATAATCCCTTTTACCCAAAAAAGGAAAGGTCCTTTCTATCGAGGCTCTTCAGCCTACATGCCGATCGCTTTTCCGTCCACCGCCAGCATCGCTTCGCCCATGATTTCCGACAAGCTTGGATGCGGATGGATCGTCTGCCCGACTTCCCATGGCGTAGCATCCAGCATCTGGGCGAGCGAAGCCTCGGCAATAAGTTCCGTCACATGGGTGCCAATCATATGTACGCCCAAAATATCGTTCGTTTCCGCATCCGCGATCACCTTTACAAATCCATCGCGGCTGCCATGGACCAGCGATTTGCCGATGGCTTGAAACGGAAACTTGCCAGTTTTGACGCTGTGGCCGCGTTCCTTCGCTTCGCGTTCGGTAAATCCGATGCTCGCCGCCTCCGGACGAGTGTATACGCAGCGCGGAATACGATGGGATTCTACGGCGTGTACCGTTTCGCCGGCGAGATGGTTAGCGGCCAGGATGCCCTCATGGCTGGCTGCATGCGCCAGCTGCAAACCACCGATCACGTCGCCGATCGCGTAGATATGCCCTTCCCCTGTCTGCAGGTTTTTGTTCACGGCAATGAAGCCGCGCTCAAGCTTGACATCCGTATTTTCGAGGCCGATGTTCTCCACGTTGGGCTGACGGCCAACGGATACAAGCATCTTGTCCGCGCTCAGCGCCTCGCGTTTATCGCCGGATAACTCCACTTCGATTTGAATGCCGTCCTGACCGGACTTGTACGTTTCCGTCAGCACCTTCGCTTTCGTCAGGAAACGAACCCCGCGTTTGCCGAGCAGACGCTGCATTTCCTTCGCGATATCTTCGTCTTCTGCCGGAAGCACATGCGAAGCCGCTTCAACGACCGTCACCTGCACGCCGAAATCGTTCAGCATGGAAGCCCACTCCAGTCCGATGACTCCACCGCCGACGATGATCAGCGAAGCTGGAAGCTCGTCCATGCGGAGCGCCTCGTCGCTGCTCATAATGTATCGTCCGTCGGGTTCCAATCCGGGAATAACGCGCGGCCGTGAGCCTGTGGCGATGATCAGGTTTGTCGGCACAACCGTGTCCATCTCGCCATCTTCGAATTCGATGGCCACCGCTCCGCTTTGAGGCGAGAAGATCGACGGACCAATGACGCGCCCGTTCGCATGTACGACCTCAATCTTGTTTTTTTTCATCAAATATTGAACGCCCTGGTGCAGCTGCTCCACGATGGCATCCTTCCGGGCCTGCACCTTCGGAAACACCAGCGTTGCGCCCGTCGTCTCAATTCCGTATGTCTCGCTTTCCTGAATTTCCGCGTAGACTTCCGCGCTTCTCAGCAGCGCTTTGCTTGGGATGCATCCCCGGTGAAGGCATGTTCCTCCCAGCCTGTCCTTCTCGATAATGACAACCTTTTTTCCCAGCTGGGCGGCACGAATGGCGGCAACGTAGCCTCCGGTTCCTCCCCCAAGAATGGCAACATCGCAATGAATTGGCATCTCATCTTTTCCCCTTTGTCAACGTTTTACGCTATCCTTGGTTCCATTGTACTCTCCCAAAGCAGCGAACTCAAAATTTCGCGCCGTCTATGCATAGACAGCTTAAGTAAACCAAGCTATGATGAAAACAGGCATATCTTGTAAACACAACCTATTTTGCTCCATTTCTAACGGTCGGGAGGTTATGGTGATCCACACAAAATTGGTTTTTGCCCGTTTCTTGGCCATTCTCGTTCTGGTCGTCCCCGGCCTGATGGCGATGAAAGGCTTTCTGATGATGAAGGACGCTTTGTTTCTGTATTACGCCGATCATGGGAACGATCAGGTTTCCCCCGCGTTTGACTGGCTTTCCTTTGGCGGCGGGCTGCTCCTGTTCGGAGCAGGCATGAGCTTTCTGGGGGGCTGGATTTTGTTTAGGGATCGCAAACGAAACTATGTAGGTCCGCGTTTTCGTTCGAAAACAGCTCATCCGGGCCCGGAAAAACAGCGGCATTCCACATGAATCACCCGGCTGGGCATCGCAAGCCTTTAACGTTTGCCCAAGCTCAGTTATAATCCTTATTGAATCGATATGTGCGCGTGGAACGAACCTGAAAATAATGATTGCCTGCATTCGGAAACGGCAAGTAACCCGGAGTGATCCCCGGGTTATTCGTATAATGCGTCCCGCAGCTTGGACGACATGCGCGATTCTTTCGAGGAAGCTTTCAGCATCGTGCGGCGCAGCGTTTGGTTGCTGGCCTGCAACCGCCGGGCTTCGGCAAACAGATCGGCGACAAGCTCCCTCGTCCGTTCATCCAGATCAACTTCCTGCACCAGTTGTTCATATTTCTCCTCCAGGGCATGTAAAGAATCGTTCATCGGTACCCTTCATCTCCTTTGGACTCCAGAATCATCAACTGCCGTGACCAGCAGCTTACCATTCCATATAGTAACACAAAGAAGTAATGATAGTGCTGGCCTAGACCCAAGTTTTTGTGGTACTCTGTAATGGTCGCTTTTTTTGAGCAGGTAGCTAATAGATAGGTGAGAGGAGCAGCAGCAACGTGCAAACAGGACGTATTACCGTTATTACAGGGCCCATGTTCAGCGAAAAATCCGGTGAGCTTATTCGCCGTTGTCAGAAATGGATCCAGTTCGGCCGCAAAACGGTCGTGGCTTACAAACCCGCTGAAGACAATCGCTTTGCGCAAGACGAAATCGTAAGCCGGATCGGTTACCGATTGCCGGCCCATTCCATTCCCCGTCAATTGACGCCCGAGATCGTTGAGCAAATTATTGCCCAAACGAAGGACGCCGACGTCGTCGCCTTTGATGAGGTTCAATTTTTTAGCAGCGCCATTATGGAGCTTGTCTCCGAGCTTGCCTACTGCGGCAAACATGTCATCGTGGACGGACTTAACATGGATTACCGCGGCAAGGAGTTCGGTTATATCGGCGGTTTGTTGGCCATGGCGGATG contains the following coding sequences:
- a CDS encoding thymidine kinase; the encoded protein is MQTGRITVITGPMFSEKSGELIRRCQKWIQFGRKTVVAYKPAEDNRFAQDEIVSRIGYRLPAHSIPRQLTPEIVEQIIAQTKDADVVAFDEVQFFSSAIMELVSELAYCGKHVIVDGLNMDYRGKEFGYIGGLLAMADDIEKLSAFCAVCGSPDAAFTQRIVNGEPVTLGPVVMIGDSEAYEPRCRHCFVPPHKVDCP